In the Maribacter sp. MJ134 genome, one interval contains:
- a CDS encoding DUF4138 domain-containing protein encodes MKTSTVTIMTLMTFLSSFGQKTKKLDTIYANEKMNLALFFPANIRQGIVGANNFVFSYNRERAQPLGLLKATKGNQSNLLVVTIDGKVYSYIVKYADSLKELNRFVSFSESIGHEHQRESLVIRDTVKLDSNMVVHKQYPKAFLVESSEAMLKQPERKNIFKRKEGVSLAIKNMVYFEDLVFMQFEIKNETGIDFDIDYLKVAMVIGNEKRRASYQSVPLKPQYVYKMPKKTRHAETSRFVYVLPKFTLGDNEKLQLSLKELKGNRELILRRRL; translated from the coding sequence ATGAAAACAAGTACAGTAACAATTATGACTCTTATGACATTTCTTTCAAGTTTTGGTCAGAAGACAAAGAAACTTGATACCATTTATGCCAATGAAAAAATGAACCTGGCCCTTTTCTTCCCTGCGAACATCCGTCAGGGAATCGTCGGTGCAAATAACTTTGTCTTCAGTTACAATAGGGAGCGCGCTCAACCCTTGGGGCTTTTAAAGGCGACCAAAGGAAATCAAAGCAATCTTCTAGTAGTTACCATCGATGGTAAGGTATATTCATACATCGTCAAGTATGCCGATTCATTGAAGGAGCTTAACCGTTTTGTTTCCTTTTCAGAAAGTATCGGGCATGAGCATCAAAGGGAGTCTCTCGTCATTCGCGATACCGTAAAACTGGATTCCAATATGGTCGTACACAAACAATACCCAAAAGCGTTTTTGGTAGAATCATCAGAAGCAATGCTCAAACAACCGGAACGAAAGAATATTTTCAAGAGAAAAGAAGGTGTTTCATTGGCCATTAAGAATATGGTCTATTTCGAGGATTTGGTCTTTATGCAGTTCGAGATTAAGAACGAAACGGGCATTGATTTTGACATTGACTATCTGAAAGTAGCGATGGTCATCGGTAATGAGAAACGCAGAGCTTCCTATCAATCCGTACCGCTTAAGCCTCAATATGTTTATAAAATGCCTAAGAAAACAAGGCATGCGGAAACTTCCAGGTTTGTTTATGTACTACCGAAATTTACTTTGGGTGATAATGAAAAACTACAACTGAGCCTAAAAGAATTAAAAGGGAATCGGGAATTGATACTTAGAAGAAGATTATAA
- the traM gene encoding conjugative transposon protein TraM: MKIDKKKIVFAAVIGVVILFIIGYSVFILGADDESANELQQTLVPELEEGKNMYSSKKVAVDAIKNERERIAPSIYDERFLDESGIYDEDLLDKKKQRIVDSIYRIGRIDYSQDSAASGKRKPLRKKRRKKSEVIDTKDTISSLKEMGLEHQLFFAVSPQVLADGTGESLIVEIDGEQTIKVNDRLQMRVTQNTTLQGLEIKKNTLLYGIVKFRPNRVILNVENIEGIPLKLKAYDNADGLEGIYIRNSFRGDVFNEVLGDAIAEFNIPGVPDVSGAVNTGVSGVKKVFQRNNRNVRVTVNNNYKLILKPKL; this comes from the coding sequence ATGAAAATAGATAAAAAGAAAATTGTGTTTGCGGCGGTCATCGGAGTGGTCATCTTATTCATTATCGGTTATTCAGTTTTTATTTTGGGTGCGGATGATGAAAGTGCCAACGAACTCCAACAAACCTTAGTTCCCGAACTGGAAGAGGGCAAGAATATGTATTCTTCAAAAAAAGTTGCGGTGGATGCCATAAAAAATGAAAGGGAACGAATTGCCCCCAGTATTTATGACGAACGTTTCTTGGATGAATCGGGAATATACGATGAAGACCTTTTGGACAAAAAGAAACAGCGCATCGTGGATAGTATATATCGTATCGGTCGTATAGATTATTCACAGGATTCCGCAGCTTCGGGAAAACGAAAACCATTACGTAAAAAGCGAAGAAAGAAAAGTGAGGTCATCGATACAAAGGATACTATCTCGTCTCTAAAGGAGATGGGCTTGGAGCATCAATTGTTCTTTGCGGTCAGTCCCCAGGTTTTGGCGGATGGCACTGGCGAGTCTTTGATAGTCGAAATCGATGGGGAACAGACCATAAAGGTCAATGACCGACTTCAAATGCGTGTAACCCAAAACACGACCCTTCAAGGTTTGGAGATCAAAAAAAACACGCTGCTCTACGGAATCGTAAAGTTCCGGCCTAACCGGGTCATCCTGAATGTGGAAAATATAGAGGGAATTCCGCTGAAGCTAAAGGCCTATGATAATGCTGACGGATTGGAAGGCATTTACATACGAAACAGTTTCCGTGGCGATGTGTTCAACGAGGTCTTGGGCGATGCGATTGCAGAATTCAATATTCCAGGCGTTCCGGATGTTTCAGGGGCGGTCAATACTGGGGTAAGTGGAGTGAAAAAAGTGTTCCAACGCAATAATCGTAACGTCAGGGTTACGGTCAACAATAATTACAAACTCATTTTAAAACCGAAGCTATGA
- a CDS encoding conjugal transfer protein TraK, with amino-acid sequence MKLPYKNIYDVLKLNRYITIVVTVTALLSSVFSGVMVFNMYQKAMDSAFAVNTDGSIIPLKLVSQKENLQVEALSHLQLFHEYFYGIDDSNYESNLEKALWLGNSTVDNVYRQKKADGVYNRILQYSLVQKVLSVESQVDLRAEPYRFKTITVFEINRGSVIDRYEMVSTGGLITVDRNYPKNTHGLLITDYFENSLKKIKEQE; translated from the coding sequence ATGAAACTACCCTATAAAAATATATACGATGTACTGAAGCTGAACCGCTATATAACCATTGTGGTTACGGTTACCGCACTGCTATCCTCTGTTTTCTCGGGAGTTATGGTATTCAATATGTACCAAAAAGCCATGGATAGTGCCTTTGCCGTAAACACCGACGGTTCTATTATTCCGCTGAAGCTCGTATCCCAAAAGGAAAATCTTCAGGTCGAGGCATTGTCGCATCTGCAACTGTTCCATGAATACTTCTACGGAATCGATGACAGCAACTATGAAAGCAATCTTGAAAAGGCACTTTGGCTTGGAAACAGCACGGTCGACAATGTCTATCGCCAGAAAAAGGCCGATGGGGTCTATAATCGGATATTGCAATATTCTTTGGTCCAAAAAGTATTGAGTGTTGAATCACAAGTGGATTTAAGGGCCGAACCCTATCGCTTTAAAACTATAACCGTTTTTGAAATCAACAGAGGGTCTGTAATCGACCGCTATGAAATGGTCTCAACAGGTGGTCTTATTACCGTAGACCGAAACTATCCCAAGAACACACATGGATTGCTCATTACCGATTATTTCGAGAATTCCCTAAAGAAGATAAAAGAACAGGAGTGA
- a CDS encoding SOS response-associated peptidase: MCYSTRATRKVRELEDYYEIERLLGEQEEKEYELIYNHANGWAHPNMWILPQQRKGHMIPAKWGIMPSTSEGADYKEYFKKNRVAYGGLNLRSEDVFDHYMYSNNVFTKRCIIPVDGFFEPHTTPVKVKGKPFKVPFYFGRTEDKPMNMAGIYNVTKDKMVTFSIFTKKATPLFEEIHNQPSNKHGDYRRPVVLEDSEAEYWLEDGHDKDDLIDILDNDLPDYEFKTWPISKDLHKADSDRPDIIEKVEYEELAIDF, from the coding sequence ATGTGCTACAGTACGAGAGCTACAAGAAAGGTCAGAGAGCTAGAGGATTATTATGAAATTGAAAGACTGTTAGGGGAACAGGAAGAAAAAGAATACGAACTTATATACAATCATGCCAACGGCTGGGCACACCCCAATATGTGGATTCTTCCCCAACAGCGAAAGGGTCATATGATACCTGCAAAATGGGGCATTATGCCTTCTACCTCCGAAGGTGCTGATTACAAAGAATATTTTAAGAAAAACCGTGTGGCCTATGGCGGATTAAATCTCAGATCTGAGGATGTTTTCGATCATTATATGTACAGCAACAATGTTTTTACCAAACGCTGCATAATTCCCGTAGATGGTTTTTTCGAGCCGCATACGACCCCGGTAAAAGTCAAAGGAAAGCCTTTTAAGGTTCCTTTCTACTTTGGAAGAACCGAGGATAAACCGATGAACATGGCAGGTATTTACAATGTGACCAAAGATAAAATGGTCACATTCTCCATTTTTACGAAAAAGGCGACCCCCCTGTTCGAGGAAATACATAATCAACCTAGCAATAAACATGGCGATTATAGAAGGCCGGTGGTTCTTGAGGACAGCGAAGCCGAATACTGGCTAGAGGACGGCCATGACAAAGACGACCTGATCGATATTTTGGACAACGATCTGCCGGACTATGAATTTAAAACTTGGCCCATCAGCAAAGACCTGCATAAGGCCGATAGCGATAGACCGGACATCATCGAGAAGGTGGAGTACGAAGAATTGGCAATCGATTTTTGA